In Pseudomonas grandcourensis, the DNA window GCACCTGATTCAGCGGGTAGTTGCCAGGGTACTGGGCCATCAACCGGTCAACCCGGGACTGGGCGTCCGCCAGGCGATTGTTGGTGATGTCCAGGTCGACCTGAGCCAGGTTGTAGATGATCTCGTTGGGTGACTTGACCAGCAACAGCTTGAGGTTTTCCCGTGCTTCGTTCAGTTGGCCGCCCTTGATCTGGGCAATCGCCAGGCCGTAGCGCGCCACGTCGTTTTTCGGGTTTTCGTCGAGCTGGGCACGGAAGCGCTTGGCACCGAGCCCCGGGGTTTCTTCATAGATCAACTGGACGCGCGCGCGGATCAGTTGATAGCGCATGCTGTCTTCGATGCCGCCCTGTGGTGCCTGTTCGGCGCGGTTGCGGGTGTCGGCGATACGCGATTCGGTGACCGGGTGAGTCAGCAGGAATTCCGGTGGCTTGGCATCGTAGCGGTACTGACGCCCCAGGCGCTCGAACATGGTGGGCATCGACCGTGGGTCATAACCGGCTTTTTGCAGATTGAGAATGCCGATGCGATCGGCTTCCTGTTCGTTCTGGCGGGAGAATCGCCGTTGTTCCTGAATGGCCGCAGCCTGTGTACCGGCAATGGCCGCGATCCCGGCGTTACCGCCGCCCGCGGCTGCAACCACGATACCGGCCAGCAATGCCGCCATCATGGGTACTTGCATGCGTTGCTGCGCTTCGACGCCCCGGGCAAAGTGGCGTTGCGACAAGTGAGCCAATTCGTGCGCCAGTACTGAAGCGTATTCGCCTTCGGTCTGGGCGCTGAGGAACAAGCCACCATTGACCCCGACGATCCCGCCCGGCGCCGCAAAGGCGTTGAGCTGCGGGCTGTTGATCAGGATGAACTCCAGGCGCCGGTCAGTGACCTGGCTGGTCTCGACCAGTCGGTAAACGCTGGATTCCACGTAATCCTTGAGTTGCGGGTCGTTGAGCTGTGAAACCTGACTGCGCAACATGGCCAGCCAGGCGCGGCCGAGCTGATATTCCTGTTGCGGTGAGACAATGGCAGAACTGGCGTCGCCGAGTGACGGCAGGTCGTCGGCGAAGCCCGGTGAGGCGAGCAGGCAAGCGAGCGTCAGCAGGGTAGGGCGCAAAAATGTCATGCACAAAGCCTTAGTCGACAAAGACCTTACTGTAGCCGGACACCAGCGTTGCGACCAGATATTCTAGGCCACTCAACCACCTGACCCGGAGTGATGCAATGACCGACGCTGTAGAGCATGACGTTGAACTGGACGCCAGTGGCCTGAATTGCCCGTTGCCGTTGCTCAAGGCCAAGATGGAGCTCAACCGACTGGCCAGTGGTGCGGTACTCAAGGTCATCGCCACCGATGCGGGTTCGCAGCGCGACTTTCGCACCTTTGCCCGTTTGGCCGGTCATACCCTGCTTCGTGAAGAAGATGACGCGGGTGTTTACCGCTACTGGTTGAAAAAGGCCTGAAATCGGCTGCGTTTGCTCCTAAGGATTATTGATGTTCAAAGTGTTACGCGACTGGATTCAGCGCTATTTTTCCGATGAAGAAGCGGTGGTTCTGGCTGTCCTGCTATTTCTGGCATTCACCGTCGTACTGACCCTGGGCGGTATGCTCGCGCCGGTGCTCGCCGGCATGGTGCTGGCGTACCTGATGCAGGGGCTGGTGGTGGCCCTTGAGCGCCTGCGCGTGCCGGGTTGGGCAGCGGTGGGGCTGGTCTTTGCGTTGTTCATGGGGTTGTTGCTGGTATTCATCGTGGTTGTCGTGCCCTTGCTATGGCACCAACTGATCACGTTGTTCAACGAGTTGCCCGGCATGCTTGCCAAGTGGCAGTCGCTGTTGCTGTTGTTGCCCGAGCGCTATCCGCACCTGGTATCCGACGAGCAAGTGTTGCGGGCCATCCAAGTGGCGCGGGGCGAAATCGGCAAGTTTGGCCAGTGGGCACTGACGTTCTCGCTGTCGAGCCTGCCATTGCTGGTGAACATCATGATCTACCTGGTGCTGGTGCCGATCCTGGTGTTCTTCTTTCTCAAGGACCGGGCCATGATCGGCCAGTGGGTGCGTGGTTACCTGCCCCGTGAGCGGGCGTTGATCACCCGGGTCGCCCATGAAATGAACCGGCAGATTGCCAACTACATTCGTGGCAAGGTCATCGAAATCTTCATTTGCGGAGGCGTGACCTACATCGCCTTTGTTGTTCTTGAACTCAACTACGCGGCGCTGCTGGCACTGCTGGTGGGGATTTCAGTGGTGGTGCCTTATGTTGGTGCCGTGGTGGTGACCGTGCCGGTGTTTCTGATTGCGCTGTTCCAGTGGGGCTGGAGCGATCAGTTCATATACTTGATGGCGGTCTACGGGATCATTCAGACGCTGGATGGCAACGTGCTGGTGCCATTGCTGTTCTCGGAGGCGGTCAACCTGCACCCGGTGGCGATCATCTGCGCAGTGCTGTTGTTTGGTGGGTTGTGGGGGTTCTGGGGGGTGTTCTTCGCGATTCCCCTGGCGACGCTGTTCAAGGCCGTGCTGGACGCCTGGCCGCGCAAGGAGCCGGAGGTGGCGCCGCTGCTTTAATTCACGAAGTGGATTTATGAGCTGTAGCGAAGGGCCTCATCGCGAGCAAGCACGCTCCCGCAGGTGGTTTGTGGTGGACACAAAACCATTGTGGGAGCGAGCTTGCTCGCGATGGCGTCCGAAAGGGCGCTCAAAAATCAGGCTTTGCTCAGGGCCTGAGCTGCTGCCAAAACGGCATCAACATGCCCCGGCACCTTCACGCCGCGCCATTCCTGACGCAGCACGCCGTTGGCGTCGATCAGGAACGTGCTGCGATCCACGCCCATGTATTCCTTGCCGTAGAGCTTTTTCAGCTTGATCACGTCGAACAGCTGGCAGATGGCTTCGTCTTTGTCGCTGATCAGCTCAAAGGGGAATTCCTGTTTGCACTTGAAGTTCTCGTGGGATTTCAGGCTGTCGCGAGACACGCCGAACACTTCAGTGTTGGCGGCCTTGAACGCAGCGTGCTGATCACGAAAGCCTTGCCCTTCGGTGGTGCAGCCCGGGGTGCTGTCCTTGGGGTAGAAGTAGATCACCACCTGCTTGCCTTTCAGGCCGGCGAGGCTGACGGTTTGCCCGCTGGTGGCGGGGGCTTCGAAATCGGCAACCGGTTGGTCGATGGCAACGGCCATGAAAGCTTCCTTACATTGGGTTCTGTGGGCGCCAGGGTTCGATCAGGGCATCGAGGTTCAATGCGTCGGCAAAATCCAGGAACTGATCGCGCAACCAGCTGATTTGCACGCCGGCCGGCAAGGTCACGGTAAACGTGGCGTTGAGCATGGTGCCGCCGGTCTGCGGAGCCTGGTAGGTGTCGCAGGTCAGGTTTTCCAGCTCGACATTGTGGTCCATGAAGAACTGGCACAGCTCGTTGATGATGTCCGAGCGGTAGGCCGAGCTGACATAAGCGACGTACGGCAGGGCCTGGGGGCGGTTTTCCAGGGCCGCGCTGCGTACCACGTTGACCGTGAACGCATGCCGCTTGGCCAGCACTGGCAGGCTGCCTTCCAGGCGCGCCAGGGCATCCCAGCTACCGGAGATTTCCAGCACCAGGGCACTGCATTCGCCATGGCGGGTCAGGCGAGAGGTGACAACGGCGCAGCGGTTTTCATGGCTGGCGCGGCACAGGACGTTGGTCAGCTCCATGGGGTTGGCGCCGAGGGCACTGATAACAAGGAATTGTTCGCGAACTGTGGGGGTGGACATGCAGCATTCCTAAAGCGATGAGCGGTCGGTACGTCCAGAGGGCGTTTTGCCGGGGGCGAGCCTGCGGATGCGAATTCAGAAAACCCCAAGCGGCAGGTTGCTGCGTGCTCCGGCTGGGCGGGAGCGAGAGGCGGCAACGCTGGATCAGGGCTTGTGATGCCGAAAATGGAGGCTGAAACCCGACGCACGAGCTTGTCTGTACCGATCAAAGTCTGAAGGGTAGCGAAAACCGGCGCCAAGGGGAATGGCGGCAGCACAGTACTTCGCTTGTGCAAGCATCTTGGCGCCAGTACCATTACGGCTCTCTTTTTCCGGCAGGAGCGGTTTCATGATTGCGGGCAGTATGGTGGCACTGGTCACACCCATGGATGCACAGGGGCGTCTTGACTGGGACAGCCTCAGCAAACTCGTGGACTTCCACCTTGAAAACGGCACCCATGCCATTGTCGCCGTCGGTACCACCGGCGAATCGGCAACCCTCGACGTCAACGAGCACATCGCAGTCATCCGCGCGGTGGTCAAGCAGGTCAATGGCCGTATTCCGGTGATCGCCGGTACCGGCGCCAATTCGACCCGCGAAGCCGTCGAATTGACCCGCAATGCCAAGGAAGCTGGCGCCGACGCCTGCCTGCTGGTCGTGCCGTACTACAACAAGCCGACCCAGGAAGGCCTGTACCTGCACTTCAAGCACATCGCCGAATCGGTCGACATCCCGCAGATTCTCTATAACGTTCCCGGCCGCACCTCCTGCGACATGCAGGCCGAAACCGTGATCCGCCTGTCCACCGTGCCGAACATCATCGGTATCAAGGAAGCGACCGGC includes these proteins:
- a CDS encoding M48 family metalloprotease; protein product: MTFLRPTLLTLACLLASPGFADDLPSLGDASSAIVSPQQEYQLGRAWLAMLRSQVSQLNDPQLKDYVESSVYRLVETSQVTDRRLEFILINSPQLNAFAAPGGIVGVNGGLFLSAQTEGEYASVLAHELAHLSQRHFARGVEAQQRMQVPMMAALLAGIVVAAAGGGNAGIAAIAGTQAAAIQEQRRFSRQNEQEADRIGILNLQKAGYDPRSMPTMFERLGRQYRYDAKPPEFLLTHPVTESRIADTRNRAEQAPQGGIEDSMRYQLIRARVQLIYEETPGLGAKRFRAQLDENPKNDVARYGLAIAQIKGGQLNEARENLKLLLVKSPNEIIYNLAQVDLDITNNRLADAQSRVDRLMAQYPGNYPLNQVRVDLLLKQNRTADAEKALEGLLKSRPDDPDVWYQIAETRGLSGNIIGLHQARAEYFALVGDYKQAIQQLDFAKRRAGSNFPLSSRIDARQRELMEQERMIKDMMG
- a CDS encoding sulfurtransferase TusA family protein, whose amino-acid sequence is MTDAVEHDVELDASGLNCPLPLLKAKMELNRLASGAVLKVIATDAGSQRDFRTFARLAGHTLLREEDDAGVYRYWLKKA
- a CDS encoding AI-2E family transporter: MFKVLRDWIQRYFSDEEAVVLAVLLFLAFTVVLTLGGMLAPVLAGMVLAYLMQGLVVALERLRVPGWAAVGLVFALFMGLLLVFIVVVVPLLWHQLITLFNELPGMLAKWQSLLLLLPERYPHLVSDEQVLRAIQVARGEIGKFGQWALTFSLSSLPLLVNIMIYLVLVPILVFFFLKDRAMIGQWVRGYLPRERALITRVAHEMNRQIANYIRGKVIEIFICGGVTYIAFVVLELNYAALLALLVGISVVVPYVGAVVVTVPVFLIALFQWGWSDQFIYLMAVYGIIQTLDGNVLVPLLFSEAVNLHPVAIICAVLLFGGLWGFWGVFFAIPLATLFKAVLDAWPRKEPEVAPLL
- a CDS encoding peroxiredoxin; its protein translation is MAVAIDQPVADFEAPATSGQTVSLAGLKGKQVVIYFYPKDSTPGCTTEGQGFRDQHAAFKAANTEVFGVSRDSLKSHENFKCKQEFPFELISDKDEAICQLFDVIKLKKLYGKEYMGVDRSTFLIDANGVLRQEWRGVKVPGHVDAVLAAAQALSKA
- a CDS encoding glycine cleavage system protein R, with the protein product MSTPTVREQFLVISALGANPMELTNVLCRASHENRCAVVTSRLTRHGECSALVLEISGSWDALARLEGSLPVLAKRHAFTVNVVRSAALENRPQALPYVAYVSSAYRSDIINELCQFFMDHNVELENLTCDTYQAPQTGGTMLNATFTVTLPAGVQISWLRDQFLDFADALNLDALIEPWRPQNPM
- the dapA gene encoding 4-hydroxy-tetrahydrodipicolinate synthase, which translates into the protein MIAGSMVALVTPMDAQGRLDWDSLSKLVDFHLENGTHAIVAVGTTGESATLDVNEHIAVIRAVVKQVNGRIPVIAGTGANSTREAVELTRNAKEAGADACLLVVPYYNKPTQEGLYLHFKHIAESVDIPQILYNVPGRTSCDMQAETVIRLSTVPNIIGIKEATGDLKRAKAILDGVSKDFIVLSGDDPTAVELILMGGKGNISVTANVAPREMADLCEAALKGDAETARAINEKLMPLHKDLFIEANPIPVKWALVEMGLMHEGIRLPLTWLSTPCHETLRTALRQCGVLV